A stretch of the Rhinoderma darwinii isolate aRhiDar2 chromosome 3, aRhiDar2.hap1, whole genome shotgun sequence genome encodes the following:
- the LOC142748397 gene encoding phospholipid phosphatase 3-like: protein MHLTPGGAPDWCPDPRVLKVTVGGHCVHRQPKTKVSKGSRRSLVFLDLLCLCVVSIPFLICELGVVPPVRRGFFCDDVSIQFPATQEETVSDTMLISLGILITGVTIVLGECHRVSRQQSSDSCPKDGYLSSVYRQLLPFLFGSALGQSLTNAAKLSAGRLRPNFLSVCHPEALNCTTGYVEDYTCTGNPSAVTESRKSFYSGHASFAMYSMLYLSFYLQVRFTWRGARLLRPLVQFVLILVALYTGFTRISDYRHHPSDVAVGFLQGALVAYWVAFYVSDMFRRKSLQSVAMPPRPDSPETFTNC from the exons ATGCATCTAACCCCTGGCGGAGCACCGGACTGGTGTCCAGACCCCAGAGTCCTCAAAGTGACAGTCGGGGGACACTGTGTCCACCGGCAACCAAAAACTAAAGTCAGCAAAGGATCTAGAAGGTCGCTGGTTTTCCTGGATTTGTTGTGCCTGTGTGTGG TTTCCATCCCCTTCTTGATCTGTGAGCTCGGAGTGGTTCCTCCGGTCCGTCGCGGGTTCTTCTGTGATGATGTCAGCATACAGTTCCCAGCAACCCAGGAGGAAACAGTGAGCGACACAATGCTCATCAGCCTGGGTATCCTAATCACTGGGGTCACG attgtgcttggAGAATGTCACCGGGTCAGCAGGCAGCAGAGTTCAGATTCCTGTCCCAAAGACGGCTACCTATCCAGCGTTTACCGCCAGCTGCTTCCCTTCCTATTCGGTTCTGCCCTTGGACAGTCATTGACCAATGCAGCCAAGCTGAGTGCGGGTCGCCTGAGGCCAAACTTTCTCTCTGTGTGTCATCCAGAAGCTCTCAACTGTACCACTGGCTATGTGGAGGACTACACATGTACCGGGAATCCAAGCGCCGTGACGGAGTCCAG GAAATCGTTCTATTCCGGTCACGCGTCTTTCGCGATGTACTCTATGTTATACCTCTCG TTTTACTTGCAGGTTCGGTTCACCTGGCGAGGAGCTCGGCTCTTGCGTCCTCTCGTTCAGTTTGTCTTGATTCTCGTGGCCTTATATACAGGCTTTACTCGGATTTCTGACTACAGACACCACCCATCTGATGTAGCTGTTGGGTTCCTGCAGGGGGCGCTTGTCGCTTACTGGGTG GCCTTCTACGTTTCTGACATGTTTCGGAGAAAAAGCCTACAGTCGGTGGCCATGCCCCCACGACCTGACAGTCCAGAGACATTCACCAATTGTTAG